TCTGTACAGAGTTGACGGAAAGGCTGTTCGATAATCGTCGCATCCTGTGTAGCCGGACTGTGCGCCGTTATCTGAATATAGAGCTGTGCGGACTTATTTTCCTGCGCAGGCTGCGTGCGCGAGATAAGTTCAGCGATATTCATATCGTGGGAATGGAACAGCTCGGTGAAGCGCTCAATAAGGTGTGGCGAGTCTTCCACCTCGACCTGCACCCAGACGGACGCCGGCATCGCCTGGCGCGGGCGGGCGGTGGTGCGTTTCATCACAATCAGCAAATCCAGCTCGGCGCCCTTGAGCGGCAGCGTGGATTCAATCAGCGTAATCGCGTTCCAGCTCCCGGACAGCAGCATGATGAACGTGAACTCCTCTCCCAGCATCGCCAGACGGCTATCTTCGATATTGCAGCCGCAACTGCTGACATGGCGGGTGATAGTGTTAACGATACCCGAGCGGTCGGCT
The genomic region above belongs to Cronobacter malonaticus LMG 23826 and contains:
- a CDS encoding glycine cleavage system transcriptional repressor, with protein sequence MTSSSPHYLVITALGADRSGIVNTITRHVSSCGCNIEDSRLAMLGEEFTFIMLLSGSWNAITLIESTLPLKGAELDLLIVMKRTTARPRQAMPASVWVQVEVEDSPHLIERFTELFHSHDMNIAELISRTQPAQENKSAQLYIQITAHSPATQDATIIEQPFRQLCTELGAQGTISVVNYPQQDEQDGV